From Triticum aestivum cultivar Chinese Spring chromosome 4A, IWGSC CS RefSeq v2.1, whole genome shotgun sequence, a single genomic window includes:
- the LOC123082715 gene encoding phytosulfokine receptor 2-like, producing MAKCWLVLLCLVFLLPATSATSCHADDLCTLRDFARNLTGGGVILRAAWSGTTCCGWEGVNCDGVSGRVTALRLPGRGLAGPIAGASLAGLAWLEELNLANNRLIGTIPSWIGELDHLRYLDLSDNSLIGEVPKSLIRFKGIAIAGRSLGKAFTNMPLYVKRNRRTLQQQPQPNTISGTNNTVRSGSTNVVSGNDNTVISGNNNSVSGSNNTIVTGSDNTVVGSNHVVSGNKHVITDNNNAVSGNDNNVSGSFHTVSGSRNTVSGSNNTVSGSNHVVSGSNKVVTGDE from the coding sequence ATGGCGAAATGCTGGCTAGTGCTCCTCTGCTTGGTGTTCCTCCTGCCGGCGACGAGCGCGACGTCGTGCCACGCCGACGACCTCTGCACTCTGCGGGACTTTGCCCGGAACCTCACCGGCGGTGGCGTCATCCTCCGTGCAGCGTGGTCCGGAACCACGTGTTGTGGCTGGGAAGGTGTGAACTGCGACGGCGTAAGTGGACGCGTCACGGCGCTGCGGCTCCCCGGGCGCGGCCTTGCAGGACCCATTGCAGGAGCATCCTTGGCAGGCCTGGCATGGCTGGAGGAGCTCAACCTTGCCAACAACAGACTGATCGGCACCATTCCATCGTGGATTGGTGAGCTTGACCACCTTCGTTACTTGGATCTCTCGGATAATTCATTGATTGGCGAGGTACCCAAGAGTTTGATACGGTTCAAGGGCATCGCCATCGCTGGTCGTTCACTGGGTAAGGCTTTCACTAACATGCCATTGTATGTGAAGCGTAATAGAAGAACACTCCAACAACAACCTCAACCAAATACGATATCAGGGACCAACAATACCGTCAGATCTGGGAGCACCAATGTTGTTTCTGGGAATGACAACACTGTCATATCTGGGAACAACAACAGTGTGTCAGGGAGTAACAACACTATCGTAACCGGGAGTGACAATACCGTAGTTGGAAGCAACCATGTCGTATCTGGGAACAAGCATGTCATAACTGACAACAACAATGCCGTATCCGGAAACGACAATAATGTATCCGGGAGCTTCCATACGGTATCCGGGAGCCGCAATACAGTATCTGGGAGCAACAATACCGTATCTGGAAGCAACCATGTCGTGTCTGGGAGCAACAAAGTCGTAACAGGAGATGAATGA